The Planktothrix tepida PCC 9214 genome has a segment encoding these proteins:
- a CDS encoding M48 family metallopeptidase translates to MAITQTQFDVLVEKLETFSKSHPQSYRLRVALFAVLGYAYIFLILAALLGLVGLVVLFIIFSQHISGAVIKLGIVLLIPAWVIARSLWVTIPSPQGLRLSRHQAPDLFALVDELTTALQAPQFHKILLNQQFNAAVVQIPRLGIFGWQENYLLLGLPLMQSLTSRGDNPVKNLS, encoded by the coding sequence ATGGCAATCACACAGACACAGTTTGACGTATTAGTCGAAAAGTTGGAAACTTTCTCGAAAAGTCATCCTCAAAGTTATCGTCTACGAGTTGCCCTGTTTGCGGTATTAGGGTATGCCTATATCTTTTTGATACTTGCTGCGTTATTAGGATTAGTCGGGCTAGTCGTCTTATTTATAATCTTTAGTCAGCATATCAGTGGTGCCGTTATCAAGCTGGGTATTGTGTTGCTAATTCCAGCCTGGGTGATTGCGCGTTCACTTTGGGTCACTATCCCATCTCCTCAAGGTTTAAGGCTCAGTCGTCATCAAGCTCCTGATTTATTTGCTCTGGTCGATGAATTGACAACAGCACTCCAAGCTCCTCAATTCCATAAAATTTTGCTGAATCAACAGTTCAATGCAGCAGTGGTTCAAATTCCACGTCTGGGCATCTTTGGTTGGCAGGAAAACTATTTACTGTTGGGACTTCCCTTGATGCAGTCCCTGACCTCACGGGGTGACAACCCCGTCAAAAACCTGAGCTAG
- the patD gene encoding heterocyst frequency control protein PatD, with product MLSKSTSQAIDQFQNTLKQLHTTLILVPFDSTDLKQTFQQAKVTFQTQIMGINESDFDPPVESKIQSYLTETHKQMRLLEMDLKFLQASHQSATFRTRLTQIQNRLDLLLSYGEAILKDV from the coding sequence ATGTTATCAAAATCTACCTCTCAAGCGATCGATCAGTTCCAAAATACCTTGAAACAGCTTCACACGACCTTGATCTTAGTCCCTTTCGATTCTACCGATTTAAAACAGACCTTTCAACAGGCAAAAGTCACCTTTCAAACCCAAATTATGGGGATCAACGAGAGTGATTTTGATCCCCCTGTTGAGTCTAAAATCCAATCCTATTTAACTGAAACTCATAAACAGATGCGACTCTTAGAAATGGATCTAAAATTTCTACAAGCATCCCATCAATCTGCCACCTTCCGCACCCGCCTCACCCAAATTCAAAATCGCCTCGATCTCCTGTTGAGTTATGGTGAAGCCATTTTGAAAGATGTTTGA